The DNA sequence AAGCGAGAGAGCCCAAAGTCAGACACTTTGCAGACCAAGTTGCTGTTGACCAGGATGTTGCGGGCAGCCAGGTCCCGGTGAACGTAGTTCATCTCCGAAAGGTACTTCATGCCAGCAGCGATGCCTCGCAGCATCCCCACCAGCTGGATGACTGTGAACTGCCCGTCGTTCAGCTGCCGGGGAAAGATCAGCAGGGTTTGCAACCCTCCAATAGACTGGGGAGGAATTCCAACCTGCTACCACCACTTTCCTCATCCCTAGAGCCAACCCTCTTCCCCACCCCACAGATGTCACTACTCACAGGTTAGCCCAGGGGATGTCAGCATGACAGTCCAGAGGGACACAGAAGAATGGGAGCTTGGAGTGGCCCGGCCCCTCACACTGAAGCCCCCAGCCCAGGGCAGAAGGGGATGCTTACCCGGAGGAAGGAGTCAAGTGCGCAGTTCTCCATGAACTCTGTGATGATCATGACAGGGCGGCTCTTGGTCACCACACCTTCCAGGTGGATGATGTTAGGGTGGTCGAACTGGCCCATGATGCTGGCCTCGCTCAAGAAGTCCCGCCGCTGCCGCTCTGTGTAACCCACCTTCAGCGTCTTGATGGCCACAAAGATctcgcggcggccgggcagctTCAGGCGCCCGCGGCACACCTCGCCAAACTCCCCTGCGGGTGGGAAGGAGAGAAGGCGGCAGCACAGTGAGCCACGAAGCAGGGTGAGAGGAGGCAGTCTCAGCAGCTGCTGTGCCCAGCCCCAGAACTTGCCTGCTCCGATGACCTCCTCAATTTTGACGCAAGAGATGTCGATCTCTTTGGCAAACTCCCGGACAGCTTCGTTTGGGTCCTCATAGGTGAAGGGGTCAATGTAGACCTTCATCCCGGGGGTGACTGCAAGAGCAGAGCAGATGTCACCAGGAGGAACACCACACAGATGACAGACAAGGCAAGCCAACTTTGCACTGGCCATCAGTCCATCCCTCACAATCCCCAGGAAGAGAAGGCTCCCCCTTCCCTTGCGCATAGGGGCAGGAGGATAcacttctccccctccctctgcaGAGGGGGCTTGCAGAGCCCTCGTGCTGGGCTCTCACGCTTACCATATTGCTGGAGCTTCTCCGTGTACTCGGGATCTGTGCTGTTGCGCTGCTTCCTGCCCAAAGGAGACGAGAGGAGGTTTTCAGTAACCATCCCTTTCCTGATGGGGCAAAGACATTTACTGCAAGCTTCCAACTCCCAGCACAGCCAGCCTACGCTAGAGAGCTTCCCCTCCGACAGCTCGCGAGCAGAGTGATCCCTCTGCCTAAGGGGCAACGGGAGAAGATGGCCTAGCTCTGTTAAGGGAGGCATGGCTGAGCCCAGGACGGGTGCTGGGGAAGTTGAGATGCCCAGTCCTCTGACAGACGCTGCACTCTGGTACCCATGTGCAGTGGGTCCAGTCCTTCACTCTTagcctggagctgcaggagctctgCCCACAGGCAAGTGGGGGCTGCAGGCCACACGTGAACCACCCCCAAACCAACCCCCTCTCTTCCCTGCAGAGCCAGTACCTGAAGCAGACGATAGCGATGACCACCACAGCGACGACAAACACCAGCACTGCGGTGGCCGAACCCACAATCAGAGGCAGCTCCTGGAAACTCTTGCTGGTGGAGCCTGatggagggaaaggcaggaatCAAAGTTAAGTTAGCGAGGGAGCACACGTAGGAGGGCTGAGGGTCAGAGGCAGGCCAGCCTTGGTACCTACCATTCTCTGCAGTTGTCTGAAACTCCATGGGGAGGCTGTAGAGGCCGTATCCAGCCACTGTGCGTGCCCGGACCTGCACCACATACCGGGCACTGGCTTTCAGCCCATCCAGCCGTACCATGTTGTTCTGACTGGTGACAGTGTTGGCAATGCCATCGCTCTGGCCTTGCTACAGGAGAGACACACGGATATCACTTCTGTGAAGGGATCTCATCTTTgttgtccccccaccccatcacTTCCCCCTACTCCCTGGGCACTGTCTGCTGCTGGGCTGACTTGCCAGCCAGAGGAGCTGAAGGTTTGGGAAAGGCCACCCCACCCTCTGCGTTACCTTCTCAGAGTACTTGATCTCGTAGTCGAGAATAATGCCATTGGGTCTCTCCGGGGGAGTCCACGACAGCGTCATGCTGTtcccggtgctgctctgcaggtgcATTGTAGGCACGGCAGATGGGGCTAGGAAAGAGGGCGGAAGAGAAATGAGGCAGTGCCAATACCTGCTCAGCACTACTGCAGCCCAGCAAGGCTGGAAACGTGGCTGGACACACGGTTTGTCTCCAGAGATCCTGGGCAGACACCACTCCAGCTACTAGCTAGGCCCAcccagcctgcaggcagcaccttCACAACTCCAGCAAGGCCACCTGTACCAGCCTACGACCTCCACCATCCTATATCACTGTGGGGGACTCTCTCTGCCTGGGACTTGCTCAGATAACCCCAGTGGAAAGGCATGGCAAGCTGAGAGACTGGCATCCCACAAGTTTCTGAAGGGAGGTGCAATCCTAGCATCTTGCAGCCAAGCTGATACTGGACCCTTGGAAGCAGCTCCACGGTAATGTTTCATCCCACGCCTAGGTGCAAAGTTGTCCAGTGAGGGGCCCTGCCTGCTGAAAACGAGGCTCTGTCCCCTCCTCCACCCCACTGATGAGACCCGTGAAATCAGATCAGAGCGCAGCGGCTGGAGATTACCAGAACGCTGGAGCCAGGCCagagggggaggaaagagggaatgGCAGAGCACTTGGCCAGCTACGGTCTGGGCTAGTGCTGAGCCTTCCCGGGCCCACAGGggaaaaatctcatttccttcctcctcccttcacaGCAGGCACAACATCTCTGGAGTGGGTCTAAGAGATCCAGAGCTCTCCGGAGCATCTGCCAACCCTGCCCTTCTCTGCTTGCATGAGTTCTGATCTCATCTCCTCCAGGGAGACGCATTTAAACAGAGAGGAGATTTTACCCAGGGGATTAGATGCAGGCATGGAGAGCTTGTAACGCAGCAGCACAAAGGACTGCAGCCTCAAAAGCTGTCAGCAAGAAATCCCCACTCTGTTCTGCAGCAGAGAGCCACCCCTGCTCGCTGGCAGCTCCACTGACCTGCCTGGTTGGTGGTGATGTTGACAGAAGCAAAATGGGGAGAGTAGGGGCTCTTGCTGGAGATGCCGTTCACAGCCTGGATCTCAAAGGTATACTGGGTGTGGGCCATCAGGTTGCTGATGTAAATGCGACGCTCAGTGAGGCCGAGCTGGCGTGGCACGAACTCCACGTTGTCGTCACAGCGCGTGCACACGCGCCTCTCCACGCTGCACTTCTTGCAGATGACGTTGTAGAGCAGGTCATCCCGCCCACCCGTGTCCCGCGGCTCGCTCCACTCTAGCACTAGCGACGTCTCGTTCACGTTGGAGATGACGCtgcggggggcagaggggacgcCTGTAGGGGGGTGAACGGAGAAGACAAGGGTTAGGGATTGCTGCCACATACCCCCTGCCCAGCTCGCCTCCTGGGGCGGGCATGGTACATCCCCTGTCCCAGGCCCAGATCCATAACCTCCAAACCTCCCTTCCACTCCCCactgccaggctctgccctccttgcACAGGGCTGGACTCACTGGTGCAGGCGCTGTCTGCAGGGTCTGTGTCTGCCCGGAAATAGCCGTTTCGACACGTGCAAACCGTTGCTGCTCCAGAGGTCGTCCGGCTgttgggagggcagggagagcaggggccTTCCCCCTGCTTAGACTTGAAGGTTCCCGGACCACATGCtggaagaagggaaaacaaatcaGAATTACGAAGTGTACCCAGAGAGCGTCCGTGACTCCCCCCAAGGCTGCGCAGAcccttccctgctgccctgcaaaGTCTCCGATCAACGGCTTGAGGGCCACGGGCCACCTGTAAGCCTTTCCCCCGTGGGTCGCGGATGCAGACGCTGCTGCAGCCTGAGCTGAGAGGGAGAGTAAAGGGTGCCGTTCCCTGCATTCCTCAACCGCTTGTTCGGCGAAGGCTGGGCCCTCTCCAGCAGTTAGCTCTGCCCCCCCTGCTAACTCCCTCAAGCAGGGGCCGTGTCCAGGGACACACTTCCCAGGCTCCAAGGGATCCAAGGGCCGTCCCGGTCTGCTGTAGGCCTCTTCCCCAGCACTGGCGGCAGGATCCATCCCCACCTCATCACCACAGCCGTTCAGGATGAACCAGAAACCTGCCACTGACCCAGGGGAAACCAAACCCCAGGCTGCTCATGATTCGGGGTTCAAGGGTGAGCCGGGCACCACGCTCAGCAGGGCTGGAAACCCAGGAGAGGGAAGCTACAGGGAGCTGATGCCGAGAGGTCGAGCTGCTCCGTCCTGCCCAGCTCGGCTGAGCTTGCCCCGGTTCACCGAGGGGTACCCTGGGCCGGGGAGGAAGGTCCAGCCATGAAAGCACGCCACCCTGCTTTGCTTCTTCACTGCATTTCCCAAGGAGGAACGTCCCCATGCACGGGCTCCCCCATCCCCAGTTCTCTGCTCCCACCGGTTTCCATGCTCTACCCAGTACCCTCCAACTCCCGGGGAAGCAAAGCAGGTAAGGGAGGtctcagccctgctgtggcagCCCCGAACGCGGCCGCTCAACCCTAAACCTTCTGCTTAGGGCACTTCAGCCACTTCTCAGCTCAGGGGCCGCTGGCATCCCCCAAGCCAGGCTCAAGTAGTGTGCTGAGCAAGATTAAAACATTCCAGTGGGTCCTTGGCTAAATAGCTGCTCCGACCGCGTTGCCAACATCTTAACCCCCCTCACTTCCGATCAGAGTCCTTCAACGAGCCAGAAGTCCTGGCATCCGGGCCTGGCTCGCAGGACAGGGCGCTCAGTCCTAACAACGGACACGTGAAAGGATTAACGGCGCGTTAGCAGAGCAAGGCAGCCTCAGGAAAACAACCCGCACCTTGAAACAGCCTAATTTATCGTAGCCCTGCACCAAGGACATGGCAAGGGGGAACGGGAATAGTTCAAAACTGCCCTGGTGTCAGGGGCCCAAGGCTAGGCATGGGAATTAGGTCTTTGCTCTGTGcgtgcaggcagctggagcggtCAGAGGGTGCCAGCAGCGGCTCTGCTTTGGCATCAGCCCTCTTGCTCACAGCCAGCGGGCAGCGTCACGACCCGGGAGGGTTGCCGACTGCCCCGGAGGagggcacctcctcctcctcctccctcccaaaacGTTCCCGCAGTTCCCGAGGGCACTTAACCCTACTGGCAGCCTCGTCCCCGAGGCGGAAACTGCTGGCCCATGCCTGCCACATGACATCACCCGTAAACAAGAGGAGGTTTCTCCTTGCTTCATCCGAGCTGCAGCAAGCGGAAGTTTCCTGTTATGAGGCATCTCCCAACACCCTCTCCAGAAGTTTTCTGgctggcagcggcggccccgcacACGGGTGTGGAGCGCCGCTGAATCACCCGCTGGCTCGTTTCGCCTCGGCCAGCCCCACGGGTCCCGCGCGAGGCAGACGGGCAGCcgcagcgctgccgccgggcaggaCGCCCTGCTGCCAGTTACGCGGCCGGCCCATCACAGCGCTTCCCAGCCCACCTGCCGCCGGGCCCCGGGACGGACGGGCTGCGGCGGCCCCTTCCCTGCTCGCGGCCCAAGAGCCCAGGCCTTTATGGCCCGGAGACTCTGCTCTGTCAAAACAGGACTGACCGCGCTGCCTCCACTCACTCCATCACTCCTTGACCTGGATTTACCCAGCCTTTGGGCCCTCCCTTTGGAAATTAAAGTTTAGCCCATCCTGACCGCGCAGCCTGGAGGGCAAAGGACGACTCCAGGCTGCTTCGTCCGGCTCATCTGCAAGCGGCTGGAAAAAATCCAGGGCTCCTGGTGCCGCCAGCCCAGGACACGCTCGCCCGACCcaactgctgccaccaccacACGCGAAGACGGGGACAGCCGCTGCCCCGAGGTACCGGAGCAGCGCCGGCGCGCGCGGGCCCACCCCCGCTGGAGTCCCAGGCAGTCAAAACTGGGTGGATGCAGATTCACACATAAGGAACCAGATTGCTGAGGAATGAGAGATGACTGAAACCTCTTGGACAGGAACGCTCTGGGCTCAGAAAGCTGCCAAACATGCTTCGGTTATGGACAGGAGCCCAGATCCATCAGGGACAAACCCCCCTGAAATAataggccggggaggggggaaggaatgaAACCGGAGCAAGCAGAGTTTGCGTGAAGCCCAAAAGCCCAAGAGCAGCATTAGAGACAGGGATAGCGAGGTGCTCTGGAGGGGCTCCAGCCTGGATAACTGCGCTTCGCCCCCGGACGGCCGCCTGCGCGCTCGGGACAGAGCGCTGGCTACGCCGGCTCCGAGCTGTCCTAGCTGGGCTGGGGCCCTGGCGGGGCCGGGAAACCCAAACCCGCGGCCCCCTCTGCGCTGCACCCCGAGCCCAgctcccctgcctcctcctcctcctcctctcccgcggcgccagggcagcctggcagcccctgctcaggcaggtcAGCGCGCTCCCGGCCCACAAACGCGCGCGTGAGAAGACACGGCGGGAGCGCGCGGCAATTAGGAGCTGACTCCCGCGGCCCGACGGGTTTCcaggcgggagcggagcgggcgcaGCAGCTGCCGATCCCAAGGGGCCGCGAGCCTCCGCAGCCTGGCCGGACCCGCTGCAGGCACGCGGCGCGCCAAGAGATGACGGAGGTCGTTTCAGCGCACCCGCGAAGGAACGCGCAGAGCTATTTCCCACCCTGAGTcgggtggggaagggagggaaagggaccGAGGCCCAGATCCACTGCAGTGCTTAAGTATCCAGCTCCCTTTAATAAATCAGAGCAGAAAGACCTTGGTGGCAGCGTGACAGCTCTCAGCCACATTTGAAGCCTGTAACAGAGCTGAAAACCGATCCCAGGTCCCTGGTGCATAAGCCGCTGTGTCATCTCTTCTCTGCAAGAAACTGCCTGTACAACAACCACTGGCTTGGCCGGCAGGCTGGGAGCGAGCCCAGCGCTCCGGAGCGGGAGCGTGACTCTCTCCCGGCTCAGCTGGGGAGCCAGGCTCCCCTCTTCCCACCGCGAGGTTTGCATAAGCACTTTTCTCGCTAAAGCATCCTCAAACAAAACAACACTCCCGAACCTTTACACACAGGTCAcatctcctggtgctgggctgcagTCACCTCCGGGGAGGACATGACAGTCGCTGACAGCCGCAGGGTAACAGGTCAGGGAGCTGAAGCGGTCTCCCGGGCTAAAGGGGAGCAGAAGCAGCGCGGCCTGACAGGCAGGAACCGCTGCAACGGGTATTTGCTCTGGGCACGGGAGGGAGGCAGTAACACAGCCCCGGCATCTCTGCAAAAGCTGCCGTCGTGCCCTTTCTGGGGCATCCGCACCCTTCGCGGGGCGTCCTGCAGCCTGGGCCAGACGGCGCAGAGCCCCTGCGGGGCCGGTGGTCCGGGGCGCGGAGGCTGCTCTTCCCAAACGCGCTCCCCACCCCTGCAAACAAAGTCCAAGGGAGGGAGCTGAAAAACACCAAAATAAAATCATCATCGCAGCATCAGAGAGCGGTGACTCATCTCGCACGCAGGCAGCGATTACTGCCCGCGATGTGGGCAAGCAGAAACGAAGCACGCTGCACACGGAGCTGCGAGGAGCATCCTCCAAAACTTTCGGGTCCCCTCCCTCGGCGTGGGAAGGGCCGGGAGAGCCCGACCACCAGCGGCGGGAGGGCACGGCGCCGCCGCGTCCGCATCATTAGCCAAGCGATCTCCCTGCCCCGGCCGGGCCTAACCCCGGCGAAGTCCCGCTTTGCTGCGGCGCCCTGGCAGAGGCGAACAACAGCCCTGAATTACTGTGTTTAAGGTCTCGACCGCTTCTCTATCCACGCGACTGTATTCCAACGCAGGGAGCATCTTTccatttctctccttctttccccGTAGGACTCGAAGCAGGAAGCCGCGCTCAGATCTAGATAAATTAAATCGATCACATCCCTTTGCCCAGCCACCCTGTAATTTCTTTAAAGGCAGCAATCAAGTTTGCCTGGGACGAGCTGTGCTTTATGAACCTACACTGCTCACTCCCTTCGCTCTTTCGTAAGTGGCTACAGATGGATTAGAGCCGTGGAAGCAACAGCCTAGCTGCAGCTGAGGCGGTAACTCTCATTTTAAGTCTCTTTTAAAAGGcacttgatatatatatatatatatttttaaatcatcctCTGGGTGGATATATTTCACGCTAGCGCAGTCCAGAAGTGAATGGAGTAAGTTTGAAGGCAAACGCGGGGAAGAGCCCTTGGGTGTTGGACAGTGCCATCCAAATAACAGGCGGGAAAGcaattttcattaaagaaaaaaatttcagtaagCAAAGCTGTCTTCAGAGCCACCGCAGGTCACATGCAGGACGGCAGAGGCAGATTTCCTTGACTGCGTTACAAGTAACCCATTGTGGAGCTGCCCGGCTTTAAAACACCAGCTTTCCTCTCGCTGCACCGCTGAGCTGTCTTTGATCTATAATCCCGGACAATTAATAGAAGGCAGTTTCACTTCCTGGTTTTCATGCAGCAAGCCAGTGTTGCAACGCAAAGCTGCAAACAGTTGGCAAGTGCTCTGCttgcttggcattttttttttaactcgtgGTGATGTTTCCATTAGTCACCGATTgcaaggaaaatttatttttacaaaatccAGATTCTGGCCCCAGTCTGACCTGACATCACTTCTCAAGCGTGCCCAAGTTTACAGCGCCCGGCACCTTCAAGAACACCCCCCTCCGCTGGCTTTGCCACccttgggggaagaggaggaaattaaaaagCCTGAGAAATAGGCTTGAGAAGAGAACGGCGTCACGCTGCACACCGTCTCCCCAGGCTTTTTTGGGGTTTGGGTGTTCGTTTACCGCACCgggcagccccaaccctccgctCTAGCAGAGCGCGGGCTCCGCGGTGCCGCGGGCTGGCCCGCTCTCCGGGAAActcccgccgcgggggccgaCGACCGCGTCTCGCGCCGGCCCAACCCCTCCGACACGGCCGCATCCAAAATACATCTTCCTTCGGGTGAAGCCGGCAAGCCGGGGGCCATAAACCCCGGCACGACGCTGCCCAGCCTACGGGGCTGCCGGCGTGCacccggccgggggggcggcctCCCCGCGACACGGCCGCCGAATCCGGCGCGGAGAGGGCACGCCCAGCAGTATTTTCGGGGAGGTGCCGCAAGCCGACCTATTCTGTGCGCGGAGCCCGTCCGTTCTCCCACGACGGGGCGCTGACCTCACCGCGGCTCGAAGGAAAATCCCGATGCGAAGTCTGCGCAAAGGATGGGGGCACGTTTTTACATTAAACCTATATGGCCAGCCAAAAGGAGGAGAGATTCTGCCGCGGGAAAGGCCGACCCGTCGCCGGGCCGGGGACAGGGCGCGAAGGCAGCGGGTGGCCTCgccgccctcctctccccccagcagCCGGAGGTGCTGCGGCTGCGCGAGGcaaggacagatggatggatggacggacggataGATGGACGGACGGACTcccgtctcccccctccccggtcaGGAACTTCTCCCCCTCCTGCGAGAGCTGCCTCTGCACATCTCCGTGGCGGGGAGCGCGTGGGAAGCAGCGCAACCCCCAGAAGGGCCGTGTGCTAATTAAATAAAGATAATGAGGCTGAGAACGAGATGCCAAATCAATGCTGTGGCAACTTATGACTAGAGCGCCAGATACCAGCCTTGCATATCACATTACAAAGCATGCCAAAGAAACTGCCTTCAGCCAGGCGGGATGAGCCCTCCGCTCCCGAGGGACCGGGATACAAGCTGCATTGTAACAGGTCTGAATACGAAGTCTAATCCTGGCTCTGGATGGAGAtaaataggaggaggaggaggaggaggagatcttCAAAGGCCACAGAAAGTCTGGGTAAAGGGGGAGATTTACAACAGGGCTTATCCCATCTAAGCAGTCACTCAGtattgttatttattaaaatGCCATCTGGCACTTAGAAGCACTCTTCACCCATATGCCTGGGAGAAGGCTACAAagcggggcgggcagcgctgAAACGCGAGCTGCGCGGGGCCGCAGCCGCGCGTCTCTCCGCGCCACGGCCCCACAGCTCTCGCCCGGCCCCTAGGTGCTACACCACCACCCGTTCCCTTATCGGCGGGCCGGCACGGGCCGGCCAGCCCCTCTCCGCGCCGCGCTGTTTGACGCCAGGGTAATTTGCTCGGAGGcagtttccagccctctcccACAAGATAAATCCCCCCGCACACGTGCGCCAGGCAGCGGTCGCTCTCGGAGGCGTTCCTCCCGGGCGAGCTGCGAGCCGCAAAACGGGGAAAATAACTGAAACGCGGTAACGAAACAGCCAACAAAGAGACCAGAAAATGGAGCTGCCTCTCCGGGTTCTCCGAGCCCTTTTCAGCTGTTTCCACTTAAAACACACAATCACATGGCGGAAAATCTGATTGTACAAGCGCAGCGCATCTTTCCCCGGGAAACGCGAAGACACCCTTTCTGCCTGGCGAGAGGGCAGGCTGCCGGAGGGAGGCACGCGGAGAGGAGATCTTGCCCCGGGCTCTGCAGCGATGCCCCGAGCCCGGATCGGAGGAGCCGTCCTGTCGGGTCCCCGGACAGGAGCCGAGCGCTGGCACAAGCCGCTCTGCCCGGGCCGCCTTGCGCAGCGGGGCGTGGGAACGGCCCCGGCGGCTCGCGAGGGCCGCGCTGCGGCGCGTGGCCGCTGCAGGgcctccgccgcctcctcccaGAGAGGAGCCGCAGGTGCCGGCCGGCCGAGCCCTGAGCTCGAGCGAAGCCAGGGCCGGCGGACGCTCGGAGGCCGCCGGTGCCTCGGCTGAGCCACGGCCCCGCGAGGCTCACGGGCACCAGCGCCCGGCCCGCGACGGAAACCACGGCGGTCCGGAGCCCCTCTGCGAGCTCTTCCCAAATCCCACCGCCCCGAGCGCCTGCCAAGAGCGCGAGGCCAAGGATCCCGTCAGCGGCGAGCACGAAGCACCCAGCGCCGGCGGCCCACCCAGCTCCTCGCTGCCACGGGAGCCCTGCAGCCGAGGGGGGAGCCGCCACCTCTCTGCCCTAAACCCAAggccgccccggggcaggggtCCCGCGTGCGAGCAGACCTGGTGGAGACGGCTCCTGGGGAccagagcgctccgcagcagagCAACATCCGCCCAGGCAGACCGCTTCCTCATCAACGCGTCCAACCTGGGgtgaagcagcagccccagaCAAACCACGGGAAGGACCCGGTAGCTGCAGGTGCCGACGGACACGCTCCGCCGCGCGGGCCGGCAGCCCACCTCACCCACCTCCGCACCTCTGCTCCGCGCGCCGGACgcgcctccccctgccctccgaggcgggccggggagcgcacgCTCCCCTGCCCTGGTGCGTCTCCCCCACCCGCCCGCCAAGCCcagcgggcgggcagggagcgTGCGTCGCTGCGCGCGCTCCTCCAGCAGTTAGCACAGCAGGGCCCCAGTCACCACCGGGGTTTCTGAACGCTTCCGCACAGCAAACGCGAAATTACGTTTGCCAGGAACAATCATTCAGCCGAGCCGCAAGCACCTTTGTGCAACGCAGGAGGGGGCGCACGGAGACATCGGACACTTGGCAGCGGGGTGGAAGGGAGATTTTAGTAACGCTCGGGGGCTTAAACACACTGGGGGCATGTTGCACCTCAGAGATCCCTGCTGACAGCCGTGCCCTGAGCTGCACCTCCTCGTGGGCAGACACATCCTGTGGAGCGCAGGTCTCAAAACCCAGCTGGTGCCA is a window from the Struthio camelus isolate bStrCam1 chromosome 9, bStrCam1.hap1, whole genome shotgun sequence genome containing:
- the EPHB3 gene encoding ephrin type-B receptor 3 isoform X2 produces the protein MAARPRAAPPPPLLPLLLLLLLPAGRRALEETLMDTKWVTSELAWTTHPETGWEEVSGYDEAMNPIRTYQVCNVREANQNNWLRTKFIQRQDVQRVYVELKFTVRDCNSIPNIPGSCKETFNLFYYESDTDSASANSPFWMENPYIKVDTIAPDESFSKLESGRMNTKVRSFGPLSKNGFYLAFQDLGACMSLISVRAFYKKCSNTIAGFAIFPETLTGAEPTSLVIAPGTCIPNAVEVSVPLKLYCNGDGEWMVPVGACTCAAGYEPAMKDTQCQACGPGTFKSKQGEGPCSPCPPNSRTTSGAATVCTCRNGYFRADTDPADSACTSVPSAPRSVISNVNETSLVLEWSEPRDTGGRDDLLYNVICKKCSVERRVCTRCDDNVEFVPRQLGLTERRIYISNLMAHTQYTFEIQAVNGISSKSPYSPHFASVNITTNQAAPSAVPTMHLQSSTGNSMTLSWTPPERPNGIILDYEIKYSEKQGQSDGIANTVTSQNNMVRLDGLKASARYVVQVRARTVAGYGLYSLPMEFQTTAENGSTSKSFQELPLIVGSATAVLVFVVAVVVIAIVCFRKQRNSTDPEYTEKLQQYVTPGMKVYIDPFTYEDPNEAVREFAKEIDISCVKIEEVIGAGEFGEVCRGRLKLPGRREIFVAIKTLKVGYTERQRRDFLSEASIMGQFDHPNIIHLEGVVTKSRPVMIITEFMENCALDSFLRLNDGQFTVIQLVGMLRGIAAGMKYLSEMNYVHRDLAARNILVNSNLVCKVSDFGLSRFLEDDPADPTYTSSLGGKIPIRWTAPEAIAYRKFTSASDVWSYGIVMWEVMSYGERPYWDMSNQDVINAVEQDYRLPPPMDCPTALHQLMLDCWVRDRNLRPKFAQIVNTLDKLIRNAASLKVIASVQSGVSQPLLDRSVPDYTTFTTVGDWLDAIKMGRYKENFVNAGFASFDLVAQMTAEDLLRIGVTLAGHQKKILSSIQDMRLQMNQTLPVQV
- the EPHB3 gene encoding ephrin type-B receptor 3 isoform X5; amino-acid sequence: MDTKWVTSELAWTTHPETGWEEVSGYDEAMNPIRTYQVCNVREANQNNWLRTKFIQRQDVQRVYVELKFTVRDCNSIPNIPGSCKETFNLFYYESDTDSASANSPFWMENPYIKVDTIAPDESFSKLESGRMNTKVRSFGPLSKNGFYLAFQDLGACMSLISVRAFYKKCSNTIAGFAIFPETLTGAEPTSLVIAPGTCIPNAVEVSVPLKLYCNGDGEWMVPVGACTCAAGYEPAMKDTQCQACGPGTFKSKQGEGPCSPCPPNSRTTSGAATVCTCRNGYFRADTDPADSACTSVPSAPRSVISNVNETSLVLEWSEPRDTGGRDDLLYNVICKKCSVERRVCTRCDDNVEFVPRQLGLTERRIYISNLMAHTQYTFEIQAVNGISSKSPYSPHFASVNITTNQAAPSAVPTMHLQSSTGNSMTLSWTPPERPNGIILDYEIKYSEKQGQSDGIANTVTSQNNMVRLDGLKASARYVVQVRARTVAGYGLYSLPMEFQTTAENGSTSKSFQELPLIVGSATAVLVFVVAVVVIAIVCFRKQRNSTDPEYTEKLQQYVTPGMKVYIDPFTYEDPNEAVREFAKEIDISCVKIEEVIGAGEFGEVCRGRLKLPGRREIFVAIKTLKVGYTERQRRDFLSEASIMGQFDHPNIIHLEGVVTKSRPVMIITEFMENCALDSFLRLNDGQFTVIQLVGMLRGIAAGMKYLSEMNYVHRDLAARNILVNSNLVCKVSDFGLSRFLEDDPADPTYTSSLGGKIPIRWTAPEAIAYRKFTSASDVWSYGIVMWEVMSYGERPYWDMSNQDVINAVEQDYRLPPPMDCPTALHQLMLDCWVRDRNLRPKFAQIVNTLDKLIRNAASLKVIASVQSGVSQPLLDRSVPDYTTFTTVGDWLDAIKMGRYKENFVNAGFASFDLVAQMTAEDLLRIGVTLAGHQKKILSSIQDMRLQMNQTLPVQV